Proteins encoded by one window of Xanthomonas sp. DAR 80977:
- the wecB gene encoding non-hydrolyzing UDP-N-acetylglucosamine 2-epimerase codes for MKVLSVFGTRPEAIKMGPLVRALHAAPDIDSLVCITGQHRAMLDQVLGLFAIAPDHDLDVMVPDQTLNGLCSRLFDKLDALYAQVQPDRVLVHGDTSTAMTAALAAFHRRIPVGHVEAGLRTGNLQQPWPEEMNRRVIDVVADHLFAPTHDARGNLEREHLSGRISVTGNTVIDALQLTVERLARDTALREAVDAQFAFLDPRRKLLLVTGHRRESFGDGFANICRALAELAQRQDLQIVYPVHLNPNVQGPVHAQLGGLPNVHLIAPQDYLNFVRLMQRAHVVLTDSGGVQEEAPALGRPVLVMRDVTERPEAVKAGVVALVGTDPARIVAAVAAACAKPARPAQFLPGASPYGDGRASARIVAALRGLPFDQFAPGPAVAVSHLPLLEATP; via the coding sequence GTGAAAGTTCTTTCCGTTTTTGGTACGCGCCCCGAAGCGATCAAGATGGGGCCGCTGGTCCGCGCGCTGCATGCCGCGCCGGACATCGACTCCCTGGTCTGCATCACCGGACAGCATCGGGCGATGCTGGACCAGGTGCTGGGCCTGTTCGCGATCGCGCCGGATCACGACCTCGATGTGATGGTGCCCGACCAGACCCTCAACGGGCTGTGCTCGCGGTTGTTCGACAAACTCGACGCCCTGTACGCGCAAGTGCAGCCTGACCGGGTGCTGGTGCACGGCGATACCAGCACCGCGATGACCGCCGCGTTGGCCGCGTTCCATCGGCGCATTCCGGTCGGCCACGTCGAGGCCGGCCTGCGCACCGGCAACCTGCAGCAGCCCTGGCCGGAAGAAATGAACCGGCGGGTGATCGACGTGGTCGCCGACCATCTGTTCGCGCCCACCCATGACGCGCGCGGCAACCTGGAGCGGGAACACCTGTCCGGCCGCATCAGCGTCACCGGCAACACCGTGATCGACGCGCTGCAACTGACCGTCGAACGGCTCGCGCGCGATACCGCGCTGCGCGAGGCGGTCGATGCGCAGTTCGCGTTCCTGGATCCGCGGCGCAAGCTGCTGCTGGTCACCGGGCACCGCCGCGAGAGCTTCGGCGACGGCTTCGCCAACATCTGCCGCGCGCTGGCCGAACTGGCGCAGCGCCAGGACCTGCAGATCGTCTACCCGGTGCACCTGAACCCGAACGTGCAGGGCCCGGTGCACGCGCAACTGGGCGGCCTGCCCAACGTGCACCTGATCGCGCCGCAGGACTACCTCAACTTCGTGCGCCTGATGCAGCGCGCACACGTGGTGCTTACCGATTCCGGCGGCGTGCAGGAAGAAGCGCCGGCGCTGGGCCGGCCGGTGCTGGTGATGCGCGATGTCACCGAGCGTCCGGAAGCGGTGAAGGCCGGCGTGGTCGCGCTGGTCGGCACCGATCCGGCGCGGATCGTGGCCGCGGTCGCCGCGGCCTGCGCCAAGCCGGCAAGGCCCGCGCAGTTCCTGCCCGGCGCCAGCCCCTACGGCGATGGCCGCGCCTCGGCGCGGATCGTGGCCGCGTTGCGCGGCCTGCCCTTCGACCAGTTCGCGCCCGGCCCGGCCGTGGCGGTTTCCCACCTTCCTCTCTTAGAAGCGACACCATGA
- a CDS encoding glycosyl transferase family protein has product MDSLSWNIHLANYYAFLETAAVVVAVVILISSLDDLFIDAWYWVREIWRSLIVKQRSQYRPLTQQDLLQRPEQTLAIMVPAWAEYDVIGQMVENMIDVLDYHDYVVFVGTYPNDAQTIAEVERMRRRYKRMRRIEVPHEGPTSKADCLNWLVLAIFEYEKQNGIEFAGVVLHDSEDVLHPLELRFFNYLLPRKDMIQLPVTSLDREWYELVAGVYMDEFAEWHAKDLVVRESVSGMVPSAGVGTCFSRKALLALSQVSDNQPFNTESLTEDYDVGARLAAMGMHSIFARFPVQFRVRRPSWFGWGPVRERTLQMALCVREYFPDNFRASYRQKARWVLGIGLQSWETLGWRGSLATKYLLARDRKGIVTSFVSVFAYLIFLQLMLFWLFKASGAWTAQFPTIFQSGTWPMNVALLTTAALATRVAQRFYFVNRLYGWEHALMSIPRMVVGNMINFMATARAWRLFLLYLLFGKRMVWDKTMHDFPSAAQLVHTRRRLGELLATWEAVEPERLQQALQQQQGGRQQPLGRILVAQGWLDDETLAEAIAFQGDLPRAAIDVDYLQAGQFPLSVEACVQWRLLPLPSSVPGELAVAVSNALPEAEQVRLLHDVDASVLKQSIARESEINAGLRLISGERYRVDAVPLLGDLLVELRLIARDQFERVLDDYKPQRDGRIGDHLVKQGVATEAAIAAAVREQQRRSGQPRYSADGELQA; this is encoded by the coding sequence GTGGACAGCCTGTCCTGGAACATCCACCTGGCCAACTACTACGCCTTCCTGGAGACGGCGGCGGTGGTGGTCGCGGTGGTGATCCTGATTTCCAGCCTCGACGACCTGTTCATCGATGCCTGGTACTGGGTGCGCGAGATCTGGCGCAGCCTGATCGTCAAGCAGCGCAGCCAATACCGGCCGTTGACCCAGCAGGACCTGCTGCAGCGGCCCGAACAGACGCTGGCGATCATGGTGCCGGCCTGGGCCGAGTACGACGTGATCGGGCAGATGGTCGAGAACATGATCGACGTGCTCGACTACCACGACTACGTGGTCTTCGTCGGCACCTATCCCAACGATGCGCAGACCATCGCCGAAGTGGAGCGCATGCGCCGCCGCTACAAGCGCATGCGCCGCATCGAGGTGCCGCACGAAGGCCCGACCAGCAAGGCCGACTGCCTGAACTGGCTGGTCCTGGCGATCTTCGAGTACGAGAAGCAGAACGGCATCGAATTCGCCGGCGTGGTCCTGCACGACAGCGAAGACGTGCTGCACCCATTGGAGCTGCGCTTCTTCAATTACCTGTTGCCGCGCAAGGACATGATCCAGCTGCCGGTGACCTCGCTGGACCGCGAGTGGTACGAACTGGTCGCCGGCGTGTACATGGACGAGTTCGCCGAATGGCACGCCAAGGACCTGGTGGTGCGCGAGAGCGTCTCCGGCATGGTGCCCTCGGCCGGCGTCGGCACCTGCTTCTCGCGCAAGGCGCTGCTGGCGCTGAGCCAGGTCAGCGACAACCAGCCGTTCAACACCGAGAGCCTGACCGAGGACTACGACGTCGGCGCGCGCCTGGCGGCGATGGGCATGCATTCGATCTTCGCGCGCTTCCCGGTGCAGTTCCGCGTGCGCCGCCCGTCGTGGTTCGGCTGGGGCCCGGTGCGCGAGCGCACCTTGCAGATGGCGCTGTGCGTGCGCGAGTACTTCCCCGACAACTTCCGCGCCTCGTACCGGCAGAAGGCGCGCTGGGTGCTGGGCATCGGCCTGCAGAGCTGGGAGACGCTGGGCTGGCGCGGCTCGCTGGCCACCAAGTACCTGCTCGCGCGCGACCGCAAGGGCATCGTCACCTCGTTCGTCAGCGTCTTCGCCTACCTGATCTTCCTGCAGCTGATGCTGTTCTGGCTGTTCAAGGCCAGCGGCGCGTGGACCGCGCAGTTCCCGACCATCTTCCAGAGCGGCACCTGGCCGATGAACGTGGCGCTGCTGACCACCGCGGCGCTGGCCACGCGCGTGGCGCAGCGCTTCTATTTCGTCAACCGCCTGTACGGCTGGGAGCATGCGCTGATGTCGATCCCGCGCATGGTGGTCGGCAACATGATCAACTTCATGGCGACCGCGCGCGCCTGGCGCCTGTTCCTGCTGTACCTGCTGTTCGGCAAGCGCATGGTGTGGGACAAGACCATGCACGATTTCCCCAGCGCCGCGCAGCTGGTGCATACGCGCCGGCGCCTGGGCGAGCTGCTGGCCACCTGGGAGGCGGTCGAACCCGAGCGCCTGCAGCAGGCGCTGCAGCAACAGCAGGGCGGACGCCAGCAACCGCTGGGCCGGATCCTGGTGGCGCAGGGCTGGCTGGACGACGAGACCCTGGCCGAGGCCATCGCCTTCCAGGGCGACCTGCCGCGCGCGGCGATCGACGTCGATTACCTGCAGGCCGGGCAGTTCCCGCTGTCGGTCGAGGCCTGCGTGCAGTGGCGGTTGCTGCCGCTGCCGTCGAGCGTGCCCGGCGAATTGGCGGTCGCGGTGTCCAACGCGCTGCCCGAGGCCGAGCAGGTGCGGCTGCTGCACGACGTCGACGCGAGCGTGCTCAAACAGTCGATCGCGCGCGAAAGCGAGATCAACGCCGGCCTGCGCCTGATCAGCGGCGAGCGCTACCGCGTCGATGCGGTGCCGCTGCTGGGCGATCTGCTGGTGGAGCTGCGCCTGATCGCGCGCGACCAGTTCGAGCGCGTGCTGGACGACTACAAGCCGCAGCGCGACGGTCGCATCGGCGATCACCTGGTCAAGCAAGGCGTCGCCACCGAAGCGGCGATCGCCGCGGCGGTGCGCGAGCAGCAGCGCCGTTCCGGCCAACCCCGCTACAGCGCCGACGGAGAGCTGCAGGCATGA